From a region of the Triticum aestivum cultivar Chinese Spring chromosome 7D, IWGSC CS RefSeq v2.1, whole genome shotgun sequence genome:
- the LOC123167082 gene encoding NADH-ubiquinone oxidoreductase chain 5-like isoform X1, translating to MYLLIVFLPLLGSSVAGFFGRFLGSEGTAIMTTTCVSFSSILSLIAFYEVALGASACYLRIAPWISSEMFDASWGFLFDSLTVVMLIVVTFISSLVHLYSISYMSEEPHSPRFMCYLSIFTFFMLMLVTGDNFLQLFLGWEGVGLASYLLIHFWFTRLQADKAAIKAMLVNRVGDFGLALGIFGCFTLFQTVDFSTIFACASAPRNEWIFCNMRLNAITLICILLFIGAVGKSAQIGLHTWLPDAMEGPTPVSALIHAATMVTAGVFMIARCSPLFEYSPTALIVITFAGAMTSFLAATTGILQNDLKRVIAYSTCSQLGYMIFACGISNYSVSVFHLMNHAFFKALLFLSAGSVIHAMSDEQDMRKMGGLASSFPLTYAMMLMGSLSLIGFPFLTGFYSKDVILELAYTKYTISGNFAFWLGSVSVLFTSYYFFRLLFLTFLVPTNSFGRDRLRCHDAPIPMAIPLILLALGSLFVGYLAKV from the exons ATGTATCTACTTATTGTCTTTTTGCCTTTGCTCGGTAGTTCCGTAGCCGGTTTTTTTGGACGTTTTCTAGGATCTGAAGGAACCGCTATAATGACCACCACGTGCGTTTCATTTTCTTCGATCTTATCTTTGATTGCTTTTTATGAAGTCGCACTGGGAGCTAGTGCTTGCTATCTCAGAATAGCTCCATGGATCTCATCGGAAATGTTTGATGCTTCTTGGGGCTTCT TGTTCGATAGCCTGACCGTAGTGATGTTAATTGTGGTTACATTCATAAGTAGCTTGGTCCATCTTTATTCCATTTCATATATGTCTGAGGAACCGCATAGCCCTCGATTTATGTGTTATTTATCCATTTTTACTTTTTTTATGCTAATGTTGGTGACTGGAGATAACTTTCTTCAATTATTCCTGGGATGGGAGGGAGTAGGTCTTGCTTCATATTTGTTAATTCATTTCTGGTTTACACGACTTCAGGCGGATAAAGCTGCTATAAAAGCTATGCTTGTCAATCGAGTAGGTGATTTTGGATTAGCTCTTGGGATTTTTGGTTGTTTTACTCTCTTTCAAACAGTAGACTTTTCAACCATTTTTGCTTGTGCTAGTGCTCCCAGAAATGAATGGATTTTTTGCAATATGAGATTGAATGCCATAACTCTGATTTGTATTTTACTTTTTATTGGTGCTGTTGGGAAATCTGCACAGATAGGATTGCATACTTGGTTACCCGATGCAATGGAGGGTCCCACTCCAGTATCTGCTTTGATTCATGCAGCTACTATGGTCACTGCTGGCGTTTTCATGATAGCAAGGTGCTCCCCTTTATTTGAATACTCACCTACGGCTTTGATTGTTATTACTTTTGCAGGAGCTATGACGTCATTCCTTGCGGCAACCACTGGAATATTACAGAACGATCTAAAGAGGGTCATAGCTTATTCAACTTGCAGTCAATTAGGCTATATGATCTTTGCTTGCGGCATCTCTAACTATTCGGTTAGCGTCTTTCACTTAATGAATCACGCGTTTTTCAAAGCATTACTCTTCCTGAGTGCGGGTTCGGTGATTCATGCCATGTCGGATGAGCAAGATATGCGGAAGATGGGGGGGCTTGCCTCCTCCTTTCCTTTGACCTATGCCATGATGCTCATGGGCAGCTTATCTCTTATTGGATTTCCTTTTCTAACAGGATTTTATTCTAAAGATGTGATCTTAGAGCTCGCTTACACAAAGTATACCATCAGTGGGAACTTTGCTTTCTGGTTGGGAAGTGTCTCTGTCCTTTTCACTTCTTATTACTTCTTTCGTTTACTATTTCTAACATTTCTAGTACCAACTAATTCATTCGGGCGAGACAGATTACGATGTCATGATGCGCCCATTCCTATGGCCATTCCTTTAATACTTTTGGCTCTCGGGAGTCTCTTTGTAGGATACTTGGCCAAAGTGTGA
- the LOC123167082 gene encoding NADH-ubiquinone oxidoreductase chain 5-like isoform X2 has translation MLIVVTFISSLVHLYSISYMSEEPHSPRFMCYLSIFTFFMLMLVTGDNFLQLFLGWEGVGLASYLLIHFWFTRLQADKAAIKAMLVNRVGDFGLALGIFGCFTLFQTVDFSTIFACASAPRNEWIFCNMRLNAITLICILLFIGAVGKSAQIGLHTWLPDAMEGPTPVSALIHAATMVTAGVFMIARCSPLFEYSPTALIVITFAGAMTSFLAATTGILQNDLKRVIAYSTCSQLGYMIFACGISNYSVSVFHLMNHAFFKALLFLSAGSVIHAMSDEQDMRKMGGLASSFPLTYAMMLMGSLSLIGFPFLTGFYSKDVILELAYTKYTISGNFAFWLGSVSVLFTSYYFFRLLFLTFLVPTNSFGRDRLRCHDAPIPMAIPLILLALGSLFVGYLAKV, from the coding sequence ATGTTAATTGTGGTTACATTCATAAGTAGCTTGGTCCATCTTTATTCCATTTCATATATGTCTGAGGAACCGCATAGCCCTCGATTTATGTGTTATTTATCCATTTTTACTTTTTTTATGCTAATGTTGGTGACTGGAGATAACTTTCTTCAATTATTCCTGGGATGGGAGGGAGTAGGTCTTGCTTCATATTTGTTAATTCATTTCTGGTTTACACGACTTCAGGCGGATAAAGCTGCTATAAAAGCTATGCTTGTCAATCGAGTAGGTGATTTTGGATTAGCTCTTGGGATTTTTGGTTGTTTTACTCTCTTTCAAACAGTAGACTTTTCAACCATTTTTGCTTGTGCTAGTGCTCCCAGAAATGAATGGATTTTTTGCAATATGAGATTGAATGCCATAACTCTGATTTGTATTTTACTTTTTATTGGTGCTGTTGGGAAATCTGCACAGATAGGATTGCATACTTGGTTACCCGATGCAATGGAGGGTCCCACTCCAGTATCTGCTTTGATTCATGCAGCTACTATGGTCACTGCTGGCGTTTTCATGATAGCAAGGTGCTCCCCTTTATTTGAATACTCACCTACGGCTTTGATTGTTATTACTTTTGCAGGAGCTATGACGTCATTCCTTGCGGCAACCACTGGAATATTACAGAACGATCTAAAGAGGGTCATAGCTTATTCAACTTGCAGTCAATTAGGCTATATGATCTTTGCTTGCGGCATCTCTAACTATTCGGTTAGCGTCTTTCACTTAATGAATCACGCGTTTTTCAAAGCATTACTCTTCCTGAGTGCGGGTTCGGTGATTCATGCCATGTCGGATGAGCAAGATATGCGGAAGATGGGGGGGCTTGCCTCCTCCTTTCCTTTGACCTATGCCATGATGCTCATGGGCAGCTTATCTCTTATTGGATTTCCTTTTCTAACAGGATTTTATTCTAAAGATGTGATCTTAGAGCTCGCTTACACAAAGTATACCATCAGTGGGAACTTTGCTTTCTGGTTGGGAAGTGTCTCTGTCCTTTTCACTTCTTATTACTTCTTTCGTTTACTATTTCTAACATTTCTAGTACCAACTAATTCATTCGGGCGAGACAGATTACGATGTCATGATGCGCCCATTCCTATGGCCATTCCTTTAATACTTTTGGCTCTCGGGAGTCTCTTTGTAGGATACTTGGCCAAAGTGTGA